In one Leptospira yasudae genomic region, the following are encoded:
- a CDS encoding ABC transporter permease translates to MKQIFQLVSIQLKEFFREPGILFWAFLFPIAMAGILGVAFAGQGSEEVKIAVLENSYQLEELKTILSSNGSQSANKESPETNSHTANPGSLPSVRFLILSKEDAIRDLKRGKLNVIVERTQDGAVHFSFDGENPNGQRDYLLLLSKIRSNETGFVSKIERMESKGTRYIDYLVPGMIAMGVMNSCLWGVGWNLIEMRMKKLLRRMSATPMNKLYFLLSFFFTRLIVTAVESAILLGFTLSTFENALEGSIGAAVLVYLSGNFAFACIGMFVGSRAAGSQVGNGLVNAVTFPMMVLSGIFFSYQNFPEAVLPFIRNLPLTLMADSLRAVFIEGAGFAFVLPAVLSLFVYGVIFLFAGIRIFRWS, encoded by the coding sequence ATGAAACAGATATTTCAATTGGTCAGCATTCAGCTGAAGGAATTCTTCAGAGAACCCGGAATTTTATTTTGGGCGTTTTTATTTCCGATCGCGATGGCCGGAATTCTCGGAGTCGCTTTTGCGGGACAGGGTTCGGAAGAAGTCAAAATCGCAGTATTAGAAAATTCTTATCAACTTGAAGAATTAAAAACGATCTTGAGTTCGAACGGATCCCAAAGCGCAAACAAAGAATCACCCGAAACGAATTCTCACACTGCAAATCCGGGATCTTTACCTTCCGTCCGATTTTTGATTCTTTCCAAAGAAGATGCTATCCGCGATCTCAAACGCGGGAAGCTGAACGTAATCGTCGAACGAACTCAGGATGGAGCGGTTCATTTTTCCTTTGACGGAGAAAATCCGAACGGACAGAGAGATTATCTTCTTTTGCTTTCTAAGATTCGATCGAACGAAACCGGTTTCGTATCCAAGATCGAACGAATGGAATCCAAGGGAACGAGATACATCGATTACTTAGTTCCCGGTATGATCGCGATGGGAGTGATGAACTCTTGTCTTTGGGGAGTCGGTTGGAATTTGATCGAGATGCGGATGAAAAAGCTTTTGAGAAGAATGTCCGCAACACCGATGAACAAGTTGTATTTTCTTCTCTCTTTCTTTTTTACGCGATTGATCGTGACTGCGGTAGAATCCGCGATTTTGCTCGGCTTTACGCTTTCCACGTTCGAGAATGCGTTGGAAGGATCGATCGGGGCCGCGGTTTTGGTCTATCTTTCCGGCAACTTTGCATTCGCTTGTATCGGAATGTTCGTCGGATCGAGAGCGGCCGGTTCACAAGTCGGAAACGGTCTCGTGAACGCGGTGACCTTTCCGATGATGGTTCTTTCCGGAATTTTCTTCTCGTATCAGAATTTTCCGGAAGCGGTTTTGCCGTTTATCAGAAATCTTCCTTTAACGTTGATGGCCGATTCGTTGCGTGCGGTTTTTATCGAAGGAGCGGGATTCGCTTTCGTTTTACCGGCGGTGCTTTCGCTGTTTGTATATGGTGTGATTTTTCTTTTTGCGGGAATCAGAATTTTTCGCTGGTCTTGA
- a CDS encoding ABC transporter ATP-binding protein: MNQNTNHNSSTEPVIDVKNVVKRFKNTVAVNDLSLQIVKGEFVALLGPNGAGKTTLIEMLEGIQKPDGGSISILGTTWKQSETFLRSKIGLALQETRFMDRITVQETLDLFGTFYKSTKERINEILELINLEEKRKAYVSNLSGGQRQRLALGVSILNYPEILFLDEPTTGLDPGARRDVWKILDRLRENKTTMILTTHYMEEAETLCERIIIMDKGKILDQGTLSDLLGRTDGGEIIRFSMEDGSNPESWIPEKGRYKFFWDQAKSEARIYVSAIADYLPGLMQAIGASGKKLNTLECHKKTLDDLFLSMTGRGLEG, encoded by the coding sequence TTGAACCAGAATACGAATCATAACAGTTCTACGGAGCCGGTGATCGACGTCAAAAACGTGGTCAAACGTTTTAAAAACACGGTCGCGGTCAACGATCTCAGTCTTCAAATCGTTAAGGGAGAATTTGTCGCTCTGCTCGGGCCGAACGGCGCCGGTAAAACGACCTTGATCGAAATGTTGGAAGGAATTCAAAAACCGGACGGCGGCTCGATCTCGATTCTCGGAACCACTTGGAAACAAAGCGAAACATTTCTTCGATCCAAGATCGGTTTGGCGCTTCAAGAAACACGCTTTATGGATCGGATTACGGTTCAGGAAACCCTCGATCTTTTCGGAACTTTTTACAAAAGCACAAAGGAAAGAATCAACGAGATTCTCGAATTGATCAATCTAGAAGAAAAACGAAAAGCGTATGTCAGCAATCTTTCCGGCGGACAAAGGCAGCGGCTTGCGCTCGGAGTTTCCATATTAAATTATCCTGAAATACTTTTTTTGGACGAGCCCACGACCGGACTCGATCCAGGAGCGAGACGGGACGTTTGGAAAATTCTCGATCGTCTTCGAGAAAACAAAACCACGATGATTCTCACCACACATTACATGGAAGAGGCGGAGACTCTTTGCGAACGGATCATCATCATGGATAAGGGAAAGATTTTGGATCAAGGAACGCTTTCCGATCTTCTCGGCAGAACGGACGGAGGAGAAATCATCCGTTTTTCCATGGAAGACGGTTCCAATCCGGAATCTTGGATTCCCGAAAAAGGAAGATATAAATTTTTCTGGGATCAAGCGAAGTCCGAAGCTCGAATTTATGTTTCCGCGATCGCGGATTATCTTCCCGGGTTGATGCAGGCGATCGGCGCATCGGGTAAAAAATTAAACACGTTGGAATGTCATAAAAAGACGCTGGACGATCTTTTTTTGAGTATGACCGGAAGAGGGTTGGAAGGATGA
- a CDS encoding SDR family oxidoreductase yields the protein MKLSGNTILITGATSGIGLELAKRFAGLGNTVLALGRNKDSLSKLSSVPGIETIRCDLTKPADFEKLVSMIRKKYSSLNILINNAGIQYNPDFSKDPDQTEFIQKEIETNLTIPVRLISVLIPILKTHSESAIVNVTSGLALVPKRSAPLYCGTKAGLHRFTEALRYQLEGTHVKVIEMLPPQVDTPMTAGRGRNKLTTSALADEFIAALEKDRTYIGIGVVKYLGVALRLFPSLIYRMIKKA from the coding sequence ATGAAACTTTCTGGAAATACGATCTTAATCACCGGTGCAACTTCCGGAATCGGTTTGGAACTCGCAAAACGATTTGCGGGTTTGGGAAATACGGTTCTTGCTTTGGGAAGAAACAAGGATTCCCTTTCGAAGTTATCCTCCGTTCCGGGAATCGAAACGATTCGATGCGATCTCACCAAACCGGCGGACTTCGAAAAACTCGTATCGATGATCCGCAAAAAATATTCTTCGCTTAATATTTTGATCAACAACGCGGGCATTCAATACAACCCGGATTTTTCCAAAGACCCGGATCAAACGGAGTTTATCCAAAAAGAAATCGAAACGAATCTAACGATTCCCGTCCGATTGATTTCAGTTTTAATTCCGATTTTAAAAACGCATTCCGAATCGGCGATCGTAAACGTAACATCGGGACTCGCTCTCGTTCCGAAACGGTCGGCACCGCTTTATTGCGGAACTAAGGCCGGTTTACATAGGTTCACCGAAGCGCTCCGCTATCAACTCGAAGGGACCCATGTCAAAGTGATCGAGATGCTTCCGCCACAAGTGGATACTCCGATGACCGCCGGCAGAGGAAGAAACAAACTGACCACTTCCGCCCTCGCGGACGAGTTTATCGCCGCGCTGGAAAAGGATCGTACGTATATCGGAATCGGCGTCGTAAAGTATCTCGGAGTCGCACTCCGACTTTTTCCTTCTTTGATTTATAGGATGATTAAAAAAGCATAA
- a CDS encoding fructosamine kinase family protein, protein MVIKAGLEEAICEGLERLGILNSGQKPRVTFHSSSLNEIYLATVPHHSFAVKVIKNRDMAETEKESLEQLYRIGVRVPECYGIVQAGNAWLLVMDFVESGSASGAREDLIRSLKLLYRKDSNSWGWKRNNFIGTLPQKNRWHSTFSEFFWESRLTTQLELASSRKLITTKDFENVRDVFEKFTEEWNLNQARPRLIHGDLWSGNILTGKNGHSYLIDPSIAFSHPEQDLAMLNLFGSSLNLEEMQQILSSSGIDDPDHLKDRIPFWQMYPILVHINLFGPSYLSSLRQILRYYGKS, encoded by the coding sequence GTGGTCATCAAAGCGGGTTTAGAAGAGGCGATCTGCGAAGGCTTGGAAAGGCTCGGAATTTTAAATTCCGGTCAAAAACCGAGAGTGACCTTTCATTCCTCCAGCCTAAATGAAATCTATCTCGCCACAGTTCCGCATCATTCCTTTGCGGTTAAGGTCATCAAAAACCGCGATATGGCGGAAACCGAAAAGGAATCCCTGGAACAACTCTATCGAATCGGTGTAAGAGTTCCCGAATGTTACGGAATCGTACAAGCGGGCAACGCTTGGCTGTTGGTTATGGATTTCGTCGAATCGGGTTCCGCCTCGGGAGCCCGCGAGGATTTAATCCGAAGTCTAAAACTTCTCTACCGCAAGGATTCGAACTCCTGGGGATGGAAACGGAATAATTTTATAGGAACGCTTCCGCAAAAGAATCGATGGCACTCGACCTTTTCCGAGTTCTTTTGGGAAAGTCGCTTAACAACGCAGCTCGAGTTGGCTTCTTCCCGAAAACTGATCACGACGAAGGATTTTGAAAACGTAAGAGACGTATTCGAAAAATTTACGGAAGAATGGAATCTCAATCAAGCAAGACCCCGTTTGATTCACGGAGACCTTTGGTCCGGAAATATTCTGACAGGTAAAAACGGACATTCGTATTTGATCGATCCCTCGATCGCATTCTCTCATCCCGAACAGGATCTTGCGATGTTGAATCTTTTCGGAAGTTCTTTGAACTTGGAGGAGATGCAGCAGATTCTTTCCTCTTCCGGAATCGACGACCCGGACCATTTAAAGGATCGAATTCCTTTTTGGCAGATGTATCCGATCTTAGTTCACATCAACCTTTTCGGACCTTCGTACCTTTCATCGCTTCGACAAATTCTGCGTTATTACGGTAAGAGTTAA
- a CDS encoding glycosyl hydrolase family 18 protein yields the protein MSIFRILTVLSLFVGNALWAQVASNHWNYALFTTIETRSSSYWTEILSKSHTISYTGNTILSDGTFRSARLPEGFVSLSKNHKIRLIPLITAVSKNGSSFLKSNATMEFAIRNIINVLHSNPHLAGIHLDIESVPKSEIASYKRFLRILKERFPEDRVITIAIFPQIEFPNPNYVIHSDLFQEEAIDEFVLMSYDYHSPQTPPGPVTSLSLTKKNLEFLSKRINASKLWLGLPLYGYFWNRNGTVRILTQKDLQKRNNDLEIVEHEDGFSILKNSSGTGAVTDLKTLEKYKELAQSFRLKGTAFWRIGF from the coding sequence GTGAGCATCTTCAGAATTCTTACCGTACTATCCTTGTTTGTCGGAAATGCACTTTGGGCTCAAGTAGCATCCAATCATTGGAATTACGCTTTGTTTACAACGATAGAAACGCGTTCATCCTCTTACTGGACGGAGATTCTTTCCAAATCACATACCATTAGTTATACAGGGAATACCATATTATCAGATGGGACGTTTCGATCAGCGAGACTTCCGGAAGGTTTCGTATCCTTATCGAAGAATCATAAAATTCGACTGATTCCTCTGATCACAGCCGTTTCTAAAAACGGTTCGAGCTTCCTTAAATCGAATGCGACAATGGAATTTGCGATTCGGAATATCATCAATGTCTTACATTCCAATCCGCATTTGGCCGGAATTCATTTGGATATAGAATCCGTTCCTAAATCGGAAATCGCTTCGTATAAACGGTTCCTGAGAATCTTAAAGGAACGTTTCCCCGAGGATCGGGTAATCACAATCGCTATTTTTCCGCAGATAGAGTTTCCAAATCCAAACTATGTGATTCATTCCGATCTCTTTCAAGAAGAAGCGATCGATGAATTTGTACTGATGAGCTATGATTACCATTCTCCGCAAACGCCACCGGGTCCGGTGACTTCCTTATCTCTTACGAAAAAAAATCTGGAATTTTTATCCAAACGGATAAACGCTTCCAAACTCTGGTTAGGGCTTCCTCTGTACGGTTATTTTTGGAATCGAAACGGTACGGTAAGAATTCTCACGCAAAAGGACTTACAAAAGAGAAACAATGATCTCGAAATCGTGGAACACGAAGACGGTTTTTCGATTTTAAAGAATTCGTCCGGAACCGGAGCCGTCACCGATTTAAAAACATTAGAAAAATATAAAGAATTGGCTCAGTCGTTTCGACTCAAAGGGACTGCGTTCTGGAGAATCGGTTTTTAA
- a CDS encoding GlxA family transcriptional regulator, giving the protein MDVVILLIPGAPASVITGLCEFFEFAGIDLENRRKPPICRVRTAAIQSEPVQLHGNVQIKPDLVGRCEKTDLVIVPAVGPNVFNLKRRCGLEIEWLKDASTKADRIASVCSGAFLLAATGLLDGLSATTHWQFASFFRRMFPTVHLDINKLVIDQGKFLTSGGSNAFYDLSLHVLEQSLGREVALKCAKHFLLDSDRISQTPFMTFATQKHHDDQPIATAQDILENEFNTAISMESLAQRVGISSRSLKRRFKEATGEPPSTYLQRLRIEWARRRLEETGDSIEEVSYAVGYENVGFFRVLFKRYIGMTPLEHRRRHSLKLPVRLK; this is encoded by the coding sequence ATGGACGTTGTCATTTTATTAATTCCGGGAGCCCCGGCCTCGGTCATTACCGGTCTCTGCGAATTTTTTGAATTCGCCGGAATCGATTTGGAGAATCGGCGTAAACCTCCCATCTGCCGCGTTCGAACTGCGGCGATTCAATCGGAACCCGTTCAACTTCATGGAAATGTGCAGATCAAACCCGACTTAGTCGGTCGTTGCGAAAAAACGGATCTCGTGATCGTCCCCGCGGTCGGACCGAACGTTTTCAATCTCAAACGCAGATGCGGGTTGGAAATCGAATGGCTCAAAGACGCTTCTACGAAAGCGGACAGAATTGCGAGCGTTTGTTCGGGAGCGTTTCTACTTGCCGCGACCGGTTTGTTGGACGGGTTGTCCGCGACGACTCACTGGCAGTTCGCTTCTTTTTTTCGGAGAATGTTTCCGACCGTTCATTTGGATATCAATAAGTTAGTGATCGACCAAGGTAAATTTCTGACTTCCGGAGGCAGCAACGCTTTCTACGATTTAAGTCTTCATGTTTTAGAACAATCTCTCGGAAGAGAGGTCGCTCTTAAATGTGCGAAACATTTTCTTCTCGACTCGGATCGGATTTCGCAAACTCCGTTTATGACCTTCGCTACGCAGAAACATCACGACGATCAACCGATCGCGACAGCGCAGGATATTCTCGAGAACGAATTCAACACCGCGATCTCGATGGAATCTCTCGCGCAAAGAGTCGGTATCAGTTCCAGAAGTTTAAAAAGAAGATTCAAAGAAGCGACGGGAGAACCTCCTTCGACGTATTTACAACGTCTTCGCATCGAATGGGCAAGAAGACGATTGGAAGAAACGGGAGATTCCATCGAAGAAGTAAGTTACGCAGTGGGTTATGAAAACGTGGGTTTCTTTCGAGTTCTTTTTAAGCGTTATATCGGAATGACTCCGCTGGAGCATCGGCGACGTCATTCGCTTAAGCTTCCCGTTCGACTTAAATGA
- a CDS encoding DUF1304 domain-containing protein, producing the protein MILAARILAGIVGALHVWIFLMESVLWMKPTIHRRFGVTDKKLAEAMKGVFLNQGFYNLFLAIGALYGATFFDLHANYAPAIMIFSCLSVFGAGVVLFASKPSMARAAIIQGLPPLIAIVLIGIAVSGG; encoded by the coding sequence ATGATTTTAGCCGCAAGGATTTTAGCCGGTATCGTAGGCGCACTTCACGTATGGATTTTTCTGATGGAAAGCGTTCTTTGGATGAAACCGACAATTCACAGACGTTTCGGAGTTACGGATAAAAAGTTAGCGGAAGCGATGAAAGGAGTTTTTTTAAACCAAGGTTTTTACAACCTCTTCCTTGCGATCGGAGCGCTTTACGGAGCGACTTTTTTCGATCTTCATGCTAACTATGCTCCGGCGATCATGATCTTTTCCTGCCTTTCGGTTTTCGGAGCCGGCGTGGTTTTATTCGCTTCTAAACCTTCGATGGCGCGGGCTGCGATCATCCAAGGATTGCCGCCTTTGATCGCGATCGTTTTGATCGGAATTGCCGTTTCCGGCGGATAA
- a CDS encoding 4Fe-4S dicluster domain-containing protein, with translation MKIIFEILNILRPAKTMDYKNVSPFNPNARGIPVPVLASNESCLSCKSCEQVCPTHSLKILSKDKMSFDYGACLQCGRCSEFCSDGKIVDSGFVHVYSTDRDALKVIYTNGIPDEKPEVETEEVKQFRKATKKTGFQFREVAASGNNTTEAEINASFNALFDAEASKIRVVASPKHADALVYSGPVGPNMEGPLDTAWETMPSPKALIAAGSEAIAGGLFKLGKLPKEPDLFIGGDPPRPDVIVSAFRYLMGTREFSFRAELSKFVQNLRETK, from the coding sequence ATGAAAATTATATTCGAAATATTGAATATTCTTCGTCCCGCAAAGACGATGGACTACAAAAATGTCTCGCCTTTTAATCCGAACGCTCGGGGAATTCCGGTTCCCGTGCTCGCGTCCAACGAGTCCTGTCTTTCCTGCAAGTCCTGCGAACAGGTTTGTCCGACCCATTCCCTGAAGATTCTTTCCAAAGATAAAATGAGTTTCGATTACGGAGCTTGTCTTCAGTGCGGAAGATGTTCCGAGTTCTGTTCGGACGGAAAGATCGTAGATTCGGGTTTCGTTCATGTTTATTCCACCGATCGCGACGCTTTGAAAGTCATTTATACGAACGGTATTCCCGACGAAAAACCCGAAGTCGAAACCGAAGAAGTAAAACAATTCAGAAAGGCGACTAAGAAAACCGGATTTCAATTCCGGGAAGTGGCCGCTAGCGGAAACAACACGACCGAAGCGGAAATCAACGCGAGCTTCAATGCGTTGTTTGACGCCGAAGCGAGTAAGATTCGTGTGGTTGCTTCTCCAAAACACGCGGATGCGCTCGTCTATTCCGGACCGGTCGGACCGAATATGGAAGGGCCCCTTGACACAGCGTGGGAAACGATGCCTTCTCCGAAGGCGCTTATCGCCGCAGGTTCGGAAGCGATTGCAGGAGGACTTTTTAAACTCGGCAAACTTCCGAAAGAACCGGATCTGTTTATCGGAGGAGATCCACCTAGACCGGACGTGATCGTATCCGCGTTCCGTTATCTGATGGGGACGAGAGAATTCTCCTTTCGAGCGGAGTTATCCAAATTCGTTCAGAATTTAAGAGAAACAAAGTAG
- a CDS encoding metal (Ni/Fe) hydrogenase large subunit, with the protein MRSVTGLYPRKSKKGYNRFWLTSDGVEHEVVEYSEKEAYEDTANPIWILRHSLGTDQGEEDYSSYDFERYISADRKTDVEKFVTKKGIKDLVYKGLKVPIPASHYSHAVGPIHAGVIEPGHFRFIVKGEEIRNLDIRLGFQKRGLIDLIKGKGPKDSLPYAEAVSGDSTIAYAIAFSRIFEEAQKISVPQELDFARLVLLELERIATHIGDMGAIAGDIGYYPLQGVCSLQRGVPLGVMEALTGNRFGRGALSPGKVLLRKNLNREKLNELAERIRSVTADVAAHFERAADASTNRERLQSCGVIRQKQVRHLGFIGMVEKCTGLNRDLRHLEKSYAFSSPISLDLNRDHMRGDAWARFYLRYEELKNSGKWLVEAIPKLEAALDRQLGKSSSKSPVKKGTYYSSVEGWRGPVLVSLDLDAEGTIEEAYIREVSVPNWHALELAVRGEYIGDFPLNNKSFNLSYVGVDL; encoded by the coding sequence ATGCGCAGCGTAACGGGTTTGTATCCGAGAAAAAGTAAAAAGGGTTACAACCGCTTCTGGCTTACGAGCGACGGAGTGGAACACGAAGTCGTCGAATATTCCGAAAAGGAAGCTTATGAAGATACCGCGAATCCGATATGGATTCTCAGGCATTCTCTCGGAACCGATCAGGGAGAAGAGGATTATTCTTCCTATGATTTCGAAAGATATATCTCCGCGGATCGCAAGACGGACGTGGAAAAATTCGTAACCAAAAAAGGTATTAAGGATTTAGTATATAAGGGATTGAAGGTACCGATTCCTGCGAGCCATTATTCGCACGCGGTCGGACCGATTCATGCGGGTGTGATCGAACCGGGACATTTCCGTTTTATCGTAAAGGGAGAAGAGATTCGTAATCTCGATATTCGTCTCGGCTTTCAAAAACGAGGATTGATCGACTTAATCAAGGGAAAAGGACCGAAGGATTCTTTACCTTATGCGGAAGCGGTTTCGGGAGACAGCACGATCGCTTATGCGATCGCTTTCTCGAGAATCTTTGAAGAAGCGCAGAAGATCTCGGTTCCCCAAGAGTTAGATTTTGCAAGACTCGTTTTGCTCGAATTGGAAAGAATCGCGACTCATATCGGAGATATGGGAGCGATCGCGGGCGACATCGGTTATTATCCGCTGCAAGGCGTTTGCTCTTTGCAAAGAGGGGTTCCTCTCGGAGTGATGGAAGCGTTGACGGGAAATCGTTTCGGAAGAGGGGCTTTGTCTCCGGGTAAAGTGCTTCTTAGAAAGAATCTGAACCGCGAAAAATTAAACGAACTCGCGGAAAGAATCCGATCGGTAACCGCGGATGTGGCGGCGCATTTCGAACGCGCGGCCGACGCTTCCACAAACCGGGAAAGACTTCAGTCCTGCGGAGTGATTCGTCAAAAACAAGTCAGACATCTCGGCTTTATCGGAATGGTGGAAAAATGCACCGGACTCAACAGAGATCTTCGTCATTTAGAAAAATCGTATGCGTTTAGTTCGCCTATATCGCTCGATCTCAATCGGGATCATATGAGAGGAGACGCATGGGCGAGATTTTATCTGCGTTACGAAGAATTGAAGAACAGCGGCAAGTGGTTGGTTGAAGCGATTCCAAAATTGGAAGCGGCTTTGGATCGACAACTCGGTAAGTCCTCCTCCAAATCTCCCGTTAAAAAAGGAACGTATTATTCTTCGGTCGAAGGATGGAGAGGCCCGGTCCTCGTTTCTTTGGATTTGGACGCCGAAGGGACGATCGAAGAAGCGTATATTCGCGAAGTATCCGTTCCAAACTGGCACGCGTTGGAATTGGCGGTAAGGGGAGAATACATCGGGGATTTTCCGTTGAACAACAAATCCTTCAACCTGAGTTACGTAGGAGTCGACCTATGA